In Streptomyces sp. NBC_01717, one DNA window encodes the following:
- a CDS encoding peptidase inhibitor family I36 protein: MKLAKFFAAAAVAGMSIAGLAVPAGATEHNGVCESGEFCLWYNPNYANGIWDMYYSDLNLNDNYFIGNSSQRVGNNSASAKNLDSLRWYVYFGTNKTGTSGWYDSGEANSQMTNFRNQIESASY, from the coding sequence ATGAAGCTGGCCAAGTTCTTTGCTGCCGCGGCTGTGGCTGGAATGTCCATTGCCGGTCTTGCGGTCCCCGCGGGCGCCACGGAGCACAATGGCGTGTGCGAGTCGGGCGAGTTCTGCCTCTGGTACAACCCGAACTATGCGAACGGCATCTGGGACATGTACTACTCGGACCTCAACCTCAACGACAACTACTTCATCGGCAACTCCAGCCAGCGGGTCGGCAACAACTCCGCCTCGGCCAAGAATCTGGACTCCCTGCGGTGGTACGTCTACTTCGGGACGAACAAGACCGGTACGTCCGGCTGGTACGACTCCGGTGAGGCCAACTCGCAGATGACGAACTTCCGGAACCAGATCGAGTCCGCCTCGTACTGA
- a CDS encoding LLM class flavin-dependent oxidoreductase — translation MFSGGRLALGLGAGWNEQEVFRRLRHRAGWQRSDPFEEACEVLIGLLSPQETITFKGSCYELTDARCNPKPVQQPHPPICIGGSGEKRRLRTAARFAQHWNFDSGTPERFGGARDVLHQHRTDVGRDPAEILLSGQVQFTGDLAATGRNSRGSPRGRRGARDRLLASAVHTGRAGAADPRVVGAVLSRPGFLVRRRRNVCRRGRTVE, via the coding sequence ATCTTCTCCGGCGGACGACTGGCGCTCGGCCTCGGTGCCGGCTGGAACGAGCAGGAAGTCTTCCGGCGCCTACGGCATCGAGCTGGGTGGCAGCGCAGCGACCCGTTCGAAGAGGCCTGCGAGGTGCTCATCGGACTGCTGTCGCCGCAGGAGACCATCACTTTCAAAGGCAGTTGCTACGAACTGACCGACGCGCGATGCAACCCCAAGCCTGTGCAGCAGCCGCACCCGCCGATCTGCATCGGCGGCAGTGGGGAGAAACGCAGACTCCGCACCGCGGCCCGATTCGCCCAGCACTGGAACTTCGACAGTGGCACACCAGAACGGTTCGGCGGGGCGCGGGACGTGCTGCATCAGCACCGTACGGACGTCGGTCGTGACCCGGCGGAGATCCTGCTGTCCGGCCAAGTGCAGTTCACCGGCGACCTGGCAGCGACCGGCCGCAACAGCCGCGGCTCGCCACGCGGCAGGCGCGGAGCTCGCGATCGTCTACTTGCGTCCGCCGTACACACCGGCCGTGCTGGAGCCGCTGACCCGCGCGTTGTCGGAGCTGTGCTGAGTCGGCCCGGTTTCCTTGTTCGTCGGCGACGGAACGTCTGCCGAAGAGGGCGCACAGTCGAGTGA